From the genome of Denticeps clupeoides chromosome 4, fDenClu1.1, whole genome shotgun sequence, one region includes:
- the LOC114787527 gene encoding uncharacterized protein LOC114787527 produces the protein MEALAAADSINTTTTLSPSTTFESTTQLTITETLQPTKTETITSTAATSVSTTQLTFTTPSTLSTTTSQLTTEGFTTVVSATNIEDLSTTESISTATLVSPSTTSEATTQLTITETVQPTKTETIKLTASTYESTPQLSLTTTSTLSTTTSQLTTEGFTTVVSATNIENLSTTESVSITTLVSPSTTSEATTQLKTAGTIEPNASETTTSSATTYVDLSTTTSQLNTDGFTNVGPTTTMEVLAAADSINTTTILSPITTSEATTQLTISTSSTLGTTTSQETTAESSTVELATTSEDLPTTDSVSTAKLNSALTTFQATTQLTTTGIVKPRTPETTTSTATNFVFTPELSSTSSTLDSVTHHFTTYESTKMESTTTENLTKTTTKLLFSILTAFQTITHLTKTVDPTIESITIAHQLNTTTAESETVEQATLTAEASVTTDSSTTPEKKTNFTASETVTPTTGSQAIQIHTRTKIPRSTTTPTTDGTHTTELNTLKGSSVHTTATLLNVIPAESTAINPETATETTIESGTTTFIHSSTFLTPTQQSAVKSATTTSRSQATQLPSTTSQLTTNKLSTILEPTTLAENSTVESMTTSTELSTLSLTTLQVTTTEFITSTSERQTNQHPSAHSTKLSTTERSTTVASSRETTTLFTTSTAVVHCQLIFNASTPFLSETTAVNATRSLLFSLSANFSQKIQVENVTYEQVSDTSYAVIISLRLNNVSMPEKSESANDTYSQIQNTINNMLNTVFREQRQYLLIFQSANFMINSDHIEAHMEYIVKEKETGMINNTVVPLTTMSIIPQVNIMGSALIYSRLVFISSTSIPSETTAVNITCMLLNLSVSNDSQTLQVEDVMYEQLSKKSYAIIIILRLRNVRIPEKSESTNDTYTHIQNTINYKLNAVFNEPGQPLLVFQSANFKSNSNEIDGNMEYIFQENDWPAHYAKLIKNTNDTTFAPTTTIASTTSARSTTPEAASTTITIPWSSASVPETTTVPQTVIGTVLIYIQLVFQTLGPIPSESAVLNAANTLLDSTVRTTLYTPVKITNATYERINSTAFAIKFGYCISNVVMSSHFALRNDTYILIENSVNRLLNIILNNKNAAPFTFGQLTFLDKTNEIQADVKYVFNEKDFKSPSLFLEEIIALSGLQPTTATITEMTSNNTTTAALGGFPGWALAIIIPCGIAIILVPLWILLCCMLCGCCAAIRRRWRRRQSYNVQYTTRNGLF, from the exons ATGGAAGCTTTGGCTGCAGCAGATTCAATTAATACTACAACAaccctttctccttcaaccactttTGAATCAACCACACAGctcacaataacagaaactttgcaacctacaaaaactgagacaatcacatcaactgcagcAACGTCTGTGTCTACAACACAATTGACTTTcacaacaccttctactttaagcactactacatctcagttgactacagaggGATttacaactgtggtatcagctacaaacattgaagatttgtctacaacagagTCAATTTCTACtgcaacattagtttctccttcaaccacttctgaagcaacaacacagctcacaataacagaaactGTGCAACCTACAAAAACTGAGACAATCAAATTAACTGCATCCACTTATGAGTCTACGCCCCAATTGAGTTTGACAACAACTTCTACTTtaagcactactacatctcagttgactacagaggGATTTACAACTGTtgtatcagctacaaacattgaaaatttgtctacaacagaatcagtttctattacaacattagtttctccttcaactacttctgaagcaacaacacagctcaaaacagcaggaaccaTTGAACCTAATGCATCTGAGAcaaccacatcatctgcaacaACTTATGTTGATTtaagcactactacatctcagttgaacACAGACGGATTTACAAATGTGGGACCAACAACTACAATGGAAGTTTTGGCTGCAGCAGATTCAATTAATACTACAACAATCCTTTCCCCTATAACCACTTCTGAAGCCACCACACAGCTCACAATATCAACAtcttctactttaggcactactacctcTCAGGAGACTACAGCTGAATCTTCAACTGTGGAATTAGCCACGACAAGTGAAGATTTGCCAACAACAGATTCAGTTTCTACTGCAAAACTAAATTCTGCTTTAACAACTTTCCAAGCAACCACTCAACTCACAACAACAGGAATTGTGAAACCTAGAACACCCGAGACAaccacatcaactgcaacaaaTTTTGTTTTTACACCAGAATTGAGTTCCACATCTTCTACCTTAGACAGTGTGACTCATCATTTTACTACATATGAGTCTACAAAAATGGAATCAACCACAACTGaaaatttaacaaaaactaCTACAAAACTACTATTTTCAATTTTAACCGCTTTCCAAACAATAACACATCTCACAAAAACTGTTGATCCTACAATTGAAAGTATTACAATTGCACATCAGTTGAATACTACTACAGCAGAGTCTGAAACAGTGGAACAAGCAACCCTAACAGCTGAAGCATCAGTTACAACTGACTCTTCAacaacaccagaaaaaaaaactaatttcacaGCATCAGAAACAGTGACACCTACAACTGGAAGTCAAGCAATCCAAATTCATACTAGGACTAAAATACCTAGAAGTACAACAACACCAACTACAGATGGCACTCATACAACAGAATTAAATACTCTTAAAGGTTCCTCTGTACACACTACAGCAACTTTGTTGAATGTAATCCCAGCAGAGTCTACAGCAATTAATCCAGAAACCGCAACTGAAACCACAATAGAATCAGGGACTACAActttcatccattcatccacATTTCTAACCCCAACACAGCAATCTGCAGTAAAATCAGCAACAACTACAAGTAGAAGTCAAGCAACCCAGCTACCTTCTACTACATCACAATTGACAACTAATAAATTATCGACAATACTGGAACCAACCACTTTAGCTGAAAATTCAACAGTGGAATCAATGACTACATCAACTGAACTTTCAACTTTATCCTTAACCACATTGCAAGTGACAACCACAGAATTTATAACATCTACAAGTGAAAGACAAACAAACCAACACCCATCTGCACATTCAACCAAATTGTCTACAACAGAAAGGAGTACCACTGTAGCTTCTTCCAGGGAAACTACAACTTTGTTCACTACATCTACAGCAGTGGTGCACTGCCAGTTGATCTTCAACGCTTCCACACCCTTCCTTAGTGAAACCACAGCAGTTAATGCTACACGGTCGCTTCTATTTTCTTTGTCTGCAAACTTCAGTCAAAAAATTCAGGTTGAGAATGTGACATATGAAC AAGTATCAGACACTTCATATGCAGTCATTATCAGTTTAAGGCTAAACAATGTCAGCATGCCAGAGAAAAGTGAATCTGCAAACGACACATATAGCCAAATTCAGAATACTATTAACAACATG CTGAACACAGTCTTCAGAGAACAGAGACAATATCTTTTGATTTTTCAAAGCGCAAACTTCAT GATAAATTCAGACCATATTGAAGCACACATGGAGTACATTGTCAAGGAAAAGGAAACTG GTATGATCAATAACACTGTAGTGCCCCTGACTACAATGTCAATCATCCCTCAAGTCAACAT aatgGGGTCAGCTCTTATCTACAGTCGTCTGGTCTTCATCTCTTCCACATCCATCCCAAGTGAAACCACAGCGGTTAATATTACATGCATGCTTCTGAATTTGTCAGTTTCAAATGACAGTCAAACACTTCAGGTGGAGGATGTGATGTATGAAC AACTTTCAAAGAAGTCATATgcaatcatcatcatcttaaGGCTAAGGAATGTGAGGATTCCAGAGAAAAGTGAATCTACAAATGACACATATACCCACATACAGAACACCATAAATTATAAG TTAAATGCAGTCTTCAATGAACCTGGACAGCCTCTTTTGGTTTTCCAAAGTGCGAACTTCAA ATCAAATTCAAACGAGATTGATGGAAACATGGAGTACATATTCCAGGAAAATGACTGGCCAGCCCATTATGCAAAACTAATTAAGAATACAAATG acacAACTTTTGCACCTACAACCACAATAGCATCTACAACCTCAGCAAGATCAACTACACCAGAAGCTGCTAGTACAACCATTACAAT TCCTTGGTCAAGCGCATCAGTGCCAGAAACCACTACTGTCCCTCAGACAGT AATTGGTACAGTTTTGATCTACATCCAGCTGGTGTTTCAAACTTTGGGTCCCATTCCCAGTGAGAGTGCAGTCCTGAATGCTGCTAACACCTTATTGGACTCTACAGTCAGAACCACCCTGTATACTCCAGTAAAAATCACAAATGCTACTTATGaaa GAATAAACAGCACTGCATTTGCGATCAAATTTGGATATTGCATCAGCAATGTGGTAATGTCATCACATTTTGCACTCAGAAATGACACGTACATCTTAATCGAGAATTCTGTCAATAGACTG CTCAACATAATTTTGAACAACAAAAATGCAGCTCCATTTACCTTTGgacaattaacattttt GGATAAGACAAATGAAATTCAGGCTgatgtaaaatatgtttttaatgagAAAGACTTCAAATCACCAAGTCTGTTCCTGGAGGAGATTATCGCACTTAGCG GACTACAGCCAACCACAGCAACTATTACAGAGATGACAAGCAATAATACTACAACAGCAGCATTAGGAGGCTTCCCTGGATGGGCTTTAGCCATCATAATACCCTGTGGTATTGCAATAATCCTTGTTCCACTCTGGATTCTCCTTTGT